One genomic region from Haloarcula taiwanensis encodes:
- a CDS encoding branched-chain amino acid ABC transporter permease yields MSSPVSAETQMLLPTVETMVGVLYFGLFAISFDFISGYTGYLSFGHAVFYGTGAYTVILIANGKVPLLGPGTPFMLSLLVGGLIAIVLAILVGLVSFRLSGVYFAMITLGFAQVFYVFVRGWDYVATNPRDGPAVGPSHAEGFQIGVPGIDQLSLSIGVLTGDEVALLGATLSGTEVSYYMVGLVVLACYFAMQRVIHSPFGRVLLAIRENEERAIAVGYNTYLYKLGAFAISGFFAAVAGGLFAGFKRSASPENSFYFLVTGDALLASIIGGFGTLAGSLYGHLFDETVREFLSKAGQGGGLLPYLRALLGQGTLDTTLVGGTTIGGLIDLLLNGHASLYVGLVFVLFVLYVPDGLLGTLRARLGGTFAEALPAKLWGDSE; encoded by the coding sequence TTGAGCTCGCCGGTCAGCGCCGAGACGCAGATGCTCCTGCCGACGGTGGAGACGATGGTCGGCGTCCTCTATTTCGGCCTCTTTGCCATCTCGTTTGACTTCATCAGCGGCTACACCGGCTACCTCTCCTTCGGCCACGCGGTGTTCTACGGCACCGGCGCGTACACGGTCATCCTCATCGCCAACGGAAAGGTGCCGCTGCTTGGTCCCGGGACGCCGTTCATGCTGTCGTTGCTGGTCGGCGGTCTCATCGCCATCGTGCTGGCGATACTCGTCGGGCTGGTGTCGTTCCGCCTCTCGGGCGTGTACTTCGCGATGATCACGCTCGGCTTCGCGCAGGTGTTCTACGTGTTCGTCCGCGGCTGGGACTACGTGGCGACCAACCCCCGGGATGGCCCCGCCGTCGGACCAAGCCACGCCGAGGGCTTCCAGATCGGAGTCCCCGGAATCGACCAATTATCGCTGTCTATCGGCGTCCTCACTGGCGACGAGGTGGCCCTGCTCGGGGCCACGCTGTCCGGGACGGAAGTGTCCTACTACATGGTCGGGCTGGTCGTCCTCGCGTGTTACTTCGCCATGCAGCGGGTCATCCACTCCCCCTTCGGCCGGGTGTTACTCGCCATCCGGGAAAACGAGGAGCGGGCAATCGCCGTCGGCTACAACACCTACCTGTACAAGCTCGGAGCCTTCGCTATCAGCGGGTTCTTCGCCGCCGTCGCAGGCGGGCTGTTCGCCGGGTTCAAGCGCTCGGCCAGCCCGGAGAACTCGTTTTACTTCCTGGTGACCGGCGACGCGCTGCTGGCGAGCATCATCGGTGGCTTCGGCACGCTCGCCGGCTCGCTGTACGGCCATCTGTTCGACGAAACGGTGCGAGAGTTCCTCTCGAAGGCCGGGCAGGGCGGCGGCCTGTTGCCCTACCTCCGCGCGCTGCTGGGCCAGGGGACGCTGGACACGACGCTGGTCGGCGGGACGACCATCGGCGGCCTCATCGACCTGCTGTTGAACGGGCATGCCAGCCTCTACGTCGGCCTCGTGTTCGTGCTGTTCGTCCTCTACGTCCCCGACGGCCTGCTGGGCACGCTTCGCGCCCGGCTCGGCGGCACGTTCGCCGAGGCACTGCCCGCAAAGCTATGGGGTGACTCGGAATGA
- a CDS encoding 3-oxoadipate enol-lactone hydrolase gives MQYATNDGVDIAYEREGPPDAETVVFVEGIGYGRWMWLWQQEALVDEYQTIVWDNRGTGDSDEPEGPYTMGQMAGDLEAVLDDAGIEQAHVVGASMGGMIAQQYALEYDRAQSLTLMCTSPGGPEARPVPEETQQRMFDVPEDLDERELRRYKMQPALSDSFMDAHEDLIERIVDWRIDSDASDRALEWQGAAVQAFDASDRLREITEPCLVIHGTADEVVPYENGELLARGLPNADFVTVHGGPHLLFIEEYERVNTQIREFVDDV, from the coding sequence ATGCAATACGCGACCAACGACGGCGTCGACATCGCCTACGAACGTGAGGGGCCGCCGGACGCCGAGACCGTCGTCTTTGTCGAGGGTATCGGCTACGGCCGCTGGATGTGGCTGTGGCAACAGGAGGCGCTCGTCGACGAGTACCAGACCATCGTGTGGGATAACCGCGGCACCGGGGACTCGGACGAACCAGAGGGGCCGTACACGATGGGCCAGATGGCCGGGGACCTGGAGGCCGTCCTCGACGACGCCGGCATCGAACAGGCCCACGTCGTCGGGGCCAGCATGGGCGGGATGATAGCCCAGCAGTACGCCCTAGAGTACGACCGGGCGCAGTCGCTGACGCTCATGTGTACCTCACCGGGCGGGCCGGAGGCCAGGCCGGTGCCCGAGGAGACACAGCAGCGGATGTTCGACGTGCCCGAGGACCTCGACGAGCGGGAACTCCGGCGGTACAAGATGCAACCGGCGCTCTCGGACTCGTTCATGGACGCCCACGAGGACCTCATCGAACGCATCGTCGACTGGCGCATCGACAGCGACGCGAGCGACCGGGCACTGGAGTGGCAAGGCGCGGCAGTCCAGGCGTTCGACGCGTCGGACCGCCTCAGGGAAATCACGGAGCCGTGCCTGGTCATCCACGGGACCGCCGACGAGGTGGTGCCATACGAGAACGGGGAACTGCTGGCCCGCGGACTGCCAAACGCCGACTTCGTCACCGTCCACGGCGGCCCGCACCTGCTGTTCATCGAGGAGTACGAGCGCGTCAACACACAGATTCGGGAGTTCGTCGACGATGTCTGA
- a CDS encoding long-chain fatty acid--CoA ligase, with amino-acid sequence MSEIGPGTPQEWVSAWSERRAALTPDREGLVDATTGERFTYAELDRRANRTARLLRQYVVGDESSVAVVSRNRPAVVDLFFATGKTGSRLAPLSHRLAPPELAELLDRVDPDLLVVEVPFAETVSTALETADATAPELIHLETADGASSDSTLDSTPYASALPEDDGPVETATPAPGDTHLLLHTGGSTGTPKETKITHRGIVWNSLNTITAWGLREDDVTPMVFPMFHTGGWNVLTVPLWHMGGTVVIAREFDPGDVLETIDAEGGTVLVAVPAVLRMMTDHDRWAETDLSTLRFAKSGGGPCRKSVMETWWDRGVDLSQGYGLTECGPNNFAMPEGWPREKADSVGKPAMHVDARVVAPDDAGDGDKQPDQREPVDPGTVGELQLRSPHAATGYLANPDATAETFGDGWVSTGDLARVDADGYYYIEGRTKHMFVSGGENVYPAEVEDAIADHPSVSEVVVIPVPDDRWGQVGKAVIEPATDSTTGGADDRPLTLDGLRTFLDDRLARYKHPREVAFLEAMPTSGPDKIDRGAISDRFGS; translated from the coding sequence ATGTCTGAAATCGGTCCCGGCACCCCACAGGAGTGGGTCAGTGCCTGGAGCGAGCGCCGGGCCGCGCTCACGCCGGACCGCGAGGGACTGGTGGACGCGACGACCGGCGAGCGGTTCACGTACGCCGAACTGGACCGGCGCGCGAACCGGACCGCTCGCCTGCTCCGGCAGTACGTCGTCGGCGATGAATCGAGTGTTGCGGTCGTCTCGCGGAACCGCCCCGCCGTCGTGGACCTCTTCTTCGCGACCGGCAAGACCGGGAGCCGACTGGCCCCGCTGTCTCACCGGCTCGCACCTCCTGAACTCGCTGAACTGCTCGACCGCGTAGACCCCGACCTCCTCGTCGTCGAAGTCCCCTTCGCCGAGACTGTCTCGACCGCACTGGAGACAGCCGACGCGACGGCCCCCGAACTCATCCATCTCGAAACCGCCGACGGCGCGTCCTCGGATTCCACGCTCGACAGCACGCCCTACGCTTCGGCCCTCCCCGAGGACGACGGGCCCGTCGAAACCGCCACTCCGGCCCCCGGCGACACGCACCTCCTCCTCCACACCGGCGGGTCGACGGGGACGCCGAAAGAGACGAAAATCACCCACCGCGGTATCGTCTGGAACTCCCTGAACACGATCACGGCCTGGGGGCTGCGCGAGGACGACGTAACGCCGATGGTGTTCCCGATGTTCCACACCGGCGGCTGGAACGTCCTCACCGTCCCGCTGTGGCACATGGGCGGAACAGTCGTCATCGCCCGCGAGTTCGACCCCGGCGACGTACTGGAGACCATCGACGCGGAGGGCGGGACCGTCCTCGTCGCCGTCCCGGCTGTACTGCGGATGATGACGGACCACGACCGCTGGGCAGAGACGGACCTCTCGACGCTCCGCTTCGCCAAGTCCGGCGGCGGCCCCTGCCGCAAGAGCGTGATGGAGACGTGGTGGGACCGCGGCGTCGACCTCTCACAGGGGTACGGCCTCACCGAGTGCGGTCCCAACAACTTCGCGATGCCCGAGGGCTGGCCCCGTGAGAAGGCCGATTCGGTCGGCAAGCCGGCGATGCACGTCGACGCCAGAGTCGTCGCGCCTGACGATGCGGGCGATGGTGACAAGCAACCCGACCAGCGAGAGCCAGTCGACCCCGGCACCGTCGGCGAACTCCAGTTGCGCTCGCCCCACGCCGCGACGGGCTACCTTGCCAACCCCGACGCCACCGCCGAGACGTTCGGCGACGGCTGGGTGTCGACCGGCGACCTCGCCCGTGTCGACGCGGACGGCTACTACTATATCGAGGGTCGTACCAAGCATATGTTCGTCAGCGGCGGCGAGAACGTCTATCCAGCAGAGGTCGAGGACGCTATCGCCGACCATCCCTCGGTCAGTGAAGTCGTCGTGATTCCGGTCCCCGACGACAGGTGGGGACAGGTCGGGAAGGCCGTCATCGAACCTGCGACCGATAGCACGACGGGCGGGGCCGACGACCGGCCGCTGACACTTGACGGCCTCCGGACGTTCCTTGACGACCGACTAGCCCGGTACAAACACCCCCGCGAGGTTGCGTTCCTCGAGGCGATGCCGACCAGCGGCCCGGACAAGATTGACCGGGGTGCAATCTCGGACCGCTTTGGGTCGTAA
- a CDS encoding hybrid sensor histidine kinase/response regulator yields MVDTYATADSMHVLQVDDTPLLDEPVDFPDSRNQDSLTLTTTDRADRALERLEGTAIDGIVVADDLPDRSGCAFADAVRERDSTVPVLLLTESDSVASDVLSNGVTDVFSRDTAAGRSDLLANRIRLLAEHHQSAELASRTRQQLTELAEQSNELLWVFSGDWSEIQFVNSAYETIYGRSVESLQANPAEFMTAIHPTDQDSVMQAMQRVSAGDSADIEFRITRPEGEQRWVRATAQPIIEDGTVARIVGASRDITERKRRESERAAELDSLDAPVDAVPDLFYALDESGDLVRWNDALAAATGYGDADLASMALPALFAPSDRERVRRGIETALATGESSFEAELLTADGTAVPYEFTGGRISAADGSTLGVAGIGRQTAPRGSRQQALERQNERLDEFASVVSHDLRNPLDVARGQLELAQLEHDSEHLDAVERAHDRIGQLIEDLLTLARNGEAALDSEPVPLQTVVEQCWQTVETGDATLELRTSAVVRADPSRLRQLFENLLRNSVEHGQTPPTQRQNDAAGQLGTASVSQSEGATAGLTITIGELDGGFYVADDGVGIPVDEREDVFEGGYSLASGPGFGLRIVSEIVGTHGWSITVTESDAGGARFEVTGVEFETA; encoded by the coding sequence ATGGTTGACACATATGCGACCGCAGATTCGATGCACGTGTTGCAGGTAGACGACACGCCGCTACTCGACGAGCCTGTCGATTTCCCGGATAGTCGAAACCAGGACTCGCTTACGCTGACCACAACCGACCGGGCAGACAGAGCGCTCGAACGCCTCGAAGGTACCGCTATTGATGGCATCGTCGTCGCGGATGACCTCCCGGACCGGTCCGGCTGTGCGTTCGCTGACGCGGTCCGCGAGCGGGACAGCACTGTCCCGGTGCTATTGCTGACCGAGTCGGACTCCGTCGCCAGCGACGTCCTCTCGAACGGTGTCACCGACGTTTTCAGCAGAGACACAGCTGCTGGCCGTAGTGACCTCCTCGCCAATCGGATTCGGCTGCTCGCCGAACATCACCAGTCGGCGGAACTCGCCAGCCGGACCAGACAGCAACTCACAGAGCTGGCAGAACAGTCGAACGAACTGCTATGGGTGTTTTCCGGGGACTGGTCCGAGATACAGTTCGTCAATTCGGCATACGAAACCATCTACGGCCGCTCCGTCGAGTCCTTGCAGGCCAATCCCGCGGAGTTCATGACGGCGATTCATCCCACAGACCAGGACAGTGTCATGCAGGCGATGCAGCGCGTTTCAGCCGGCGACTCTGCCGATATCGAATTCCGAATCACTAGACCGGAGGGCGAACAGCGCTGGGTACGGGCCACAGCCCAACCCATTATCGAGGATGGCACTGTCGCCAGAATCGTCGGCGCCTCGCGTGACATCACCGAGCGGAAGCGACGCGAGTCCGAACGCGCCGCGGAACTGGATAGCCTCGACGCGCCGGTCGATGCAGTCCCGGATCTGTTCTATGCACTCGACGAAAGCGGTGATCTCGTTCGCTGGAATGATGCACTGGCGGCAGCCACTGGATACGGGGACGCTGATCTCGCGTCGATGGCGCTACCAGCCCTCTTCGCCCCATCTGACCGTGAACGCGTTCGCCGAGGTATCGAGACGGCTCTTGCGACCGGTGAGTCGTCGTTCGAAGCTGAGCTGTTGACTGCCGACGGAACGGCAGTCCCGTACGAATTCACCGGTGGCCGAATATCAGCTGCTGACGGCTCGACGCTCGGCGTGGCCGGTATCGGACGGCAGACCGCTCCCCGCGGCAGCCGTCAACAGGCTCTTGAACGGCAAAACGAGCGCCTCGACGAGTTTGCCAGCGTCGTCAGTCACGACCTCCGGAACCCGCTTGACGTTGCCCGGGGCCAGCTAGAGCTCGCACAGCTGGAACACGACAGCGAGCACCTCGACGCAGTCGAGCGAGCCCACGACCGTATCGGACAGCTCATCGAGGACCTCCTGACACTGGCCCGGAACGGCGAGGCCGCACTCGACAGCGAGCCGGTGCCGCTCCAGACAGTCGTCGAGCAGTGCTGGCAAACCGTCGAGACTGGCGATGCAACGCTGGAGCTACGGACCTCGGCCGTGGTCCGGGCGGACCCAAGCCGCCTCCGGCAACTGTTCGAGAACCTGCTCCGTAACAGCGTGGAGCATGGACAGACGCCGCCTACCCAGAGACAGAATGACGCCGCCGGGCAGTTGGGGACGGCCTCGGTATCACAGTCGGAGGGAGCAACCGCCGGCCTGACGATAACTATCGGCGAACTGGACGGCGGGTTCTACGTCGCGGACGACGGCGTCGGGATTCCGGTTGACGAGCGTGAAGACGTGTTCGAGGGCGGCTACTCGCTGGCTTCGGGTCCCGGGTTCGGCCTCCGAATCGTCAGTGAGATCGTCGGTACCCACGGCTGGTCGATAACGGTCACGGAAAGCGACGCCGGCGGTGCTCGCTTCGAGGTCACCGGCGTCGAGTTCGAGACGGCGTAA
- a CDS encoding gluconate dehydratase, producing the protein MGKANDVDYADLHDPNAEYTMRELSAETMGVTAKRGGGRDVEITDVQTTMVDGNFPWTLVRIYTDAGIVGTGEAYWGAGVPELIERMKPFVVGENPLDIDRLYEHLIQKMSGEGSVEGVTVTAIAGIEVALHDLAGKILEVPAYQLLGGKYRDEMRVYCDCHTEEEADPEACAEEARRVVDELGYDALKFDLDVPSGLEKDRANRHLRPGEIRHKAEIVEKVTEEVKDEADVAFDCHWTFSGSSGKRLAEAIEEYDVWWLEDPVPPENLEVQEEVTKSTTTPITVGENRYRVTEERRLIENQAVDMIAPDMPKVGGMRETRKVADVANQYYIPVAMHNVSSPIATMASAHVGAAVPNSLAVEYHSYELGWWEDLVEETVIEDGYIEIPEEPGLGVTLDLDAVEEHVVEGDTVFDEA; encoded by the coding sequence ATGGGAAAGGCAAACGACGTAGACTACGCTGACCTGCACGACCCGAACGCAGAGTACACAATGCGGGAGCTCTCTGCGGAGACGATGGGCGTCACCGCAAAGCGCGGTGGTGGCCGCGACGTGGAGATCACCGACGTACAGACGACGATGGTCGACGGGAACTTCCCGTGGACGCTCGTCCGAATCTACACTGACGCAGGCATCGTCGGCACGGGCGAGGCCTACTGGGGCGCTGGCGTCCCGGAACTCATCGAGCGGATGAAGCCGTTCGTCGTCGGCGAGAACCCACTGGACATCGACCGCCTGTACGAACACCTCATCCAGAAGATGAGCGGCGAGGGGTCCGTCGAGGGCGTGACCGTCACGGCCATCGCCGGTATCGAAGTGGCGCTACATGACCTCGCGGGCAAGATTCTCGAAGTGCCAGCCTACCAGCTCTTGGGTGGCAAATACCGCGACGAGATGCGCGTGTATTGCGACTGTCACACCGAGGAAGAGGCCGACCCCGAGGCCTGCGCCGAGGAGGCGCGCCGCGTCGTCGACGAACTGGGCTACGACGCCCTGAAGTTCGACCTCGACGTGCCAAGCGGCCTGGAGAAGGACCGCGCGAACCGCCACCTCCGTCCGGGCGAAATTCGACACAAGGCCGAGATCGTCGAGAAAGTCACCGAAGAGGTCAAAGACGAGGCTGACGTGGCCTTCGACTGTCACTGGACGTTCTCGGGTAGCTCCGGGAAGCGCCTCGCAGAGGCTATCGAAGAGTACGATGTCTGGTGGCTGGAAGACCCCGTTCCGCCGGAGAACCTCGAGGTACAGGAGGAAGTCACCAAGTCCACGACCACGCCGATCACCGTCGGCGAGAACCGTTATCGCGTCACCGAGGAGCGGCGGCTTATCGAGAACCAGGCTGTCGACATGATCGCGCCGGACATGCCGAAGGTCGGTGGCATGCGCGAGACGCGGAAGGTCGCCGACGTGGCGAACCAGTACTACATCCCGGTCGCGATGCACAACGTTTCCTCACCGATTGCGACGATGGCGAGCGCCCACGTCGGGGCCGCGGTCCCGAACTCGCTGGCTGTCGAGTACCACTCCTACGAACTCGGCTGGTGGGAGGATCTGGTCGAGGAGACCGTCATCGAGGACGGCTATATCGAGATTCCGGAAGAGCCGGGGCTCGGAGTCACACTCGACCTCGACGCCGTCGAAGAGCACGTCGTCGAGGGCGACACCGTCTTCGACGAAGCGTAA
- a CDS encoding pectin esterase, giving the protein MRRTRTRLRAILLSILLTLAVMPASVAGSQTAAETLTVDKSGSADYRSIQAAVDAADSGDTVEVRPGTYREEIRINESITLVAPDRAILDGSRFVNGTGITVAGTAEANVTGFTVRNYRFGLAANGTSGDWTVTDTTVIATDVGVYAPNTTGNWTIEDAAVASTTYSGVFARGTSGDWTIRDTRFVEVGGDGVDVRKSAGDWTVAAVVVDRSGADGVDASGTTGDWTVQNTEVRRSDTGVKAINSGGDWSVTDLTVSQSDTGLVTAFSTGAWTLEDTTLETRDIGVFTARTTGAWTIQNTTIESRLQGIHAVKTNASWTVSDSTISVTAEQNAIGVDARSATDGWSLTDVTIESPGIEVAE; this is encoded by the coding sequence ATGAGACGTACGCGTACGAGGCTACGTGCTATCCTGTTGTCGATACTGCTGACACTGGCTGTCATGCCAGCCAGCGTAGCTGGGTCCCAGACAGCAGCGGAGACATTGACCGTCGACAAATCCGGGAGTGCCGATTACCGGTCGATACAGGCCGCCGTGGATGCCGCCGATAGCGGCGACACTGTCGAGGTCAGGCCGGGCACCTACCGTGAGGAGATCCGGATCAACGAAAGTATCACTCTCGTCGCCCCTGACCGGGCGATACTGGACGGGTCGCGCTTCGTCAACGGGACCGGCATCACGGTGGCCGGCACAGCTGAAGCGAACGTCACCGGATTCACCGTACGGAACTACCGCTTCGGTCTCGCGGCCAACGGAACCAGCGGCGACTGGACGGTCACTGATACGACAGTTATCGCTACCGATGTCGGCGTCTACGCGCCCAACACGACTGGAAACTGGACTATCGAGGACGCCGCCGTCGCCAGCACGACCTACAGCGGCGTGTTCGCCCGCGGCACCAGCGGCGACTGGACGATTCGCGATACCCGCTTCGTCGAAGTCGGCGGTGACGGCGTCGACGTCCGCAAGTCCGCCGGTGACTGGACGGTCGCCGCGGTCGTCGTTGACCGGTCCGGCGCAGACGGCGTCGACGCATCCGGAACGACTGGCGACTGGACGGTCCAGAACACAGAGGTCCGCCGGAGTGATACGGGCGTCAAAGCCATCAACAGCGGTGGTGACTGGTCGGTGACCGATTTGACAGTCTCCCAGAGCGACACCGGCCTCGTGACCGCCTTCTCGACTGGCGCGTGGACACTCGAAGATACCACGCTCGAAACCCGAGATATTGGGGTCTTCACTGCTCGCACGACCGGTGCGTGGACCATCCAGAACACGACTATCGAGAGCCGACTGCAGGGAATCCACGCCGTCAAGACGAACGCCTCTTGGACTGTCTCTGACTCGACAATCTCCGTGACCGCAGAGCAAAATGCCATCGGTGTCGATGCCCGGTCTGCGACCGACGGCTGGTCGCTTACCGACGTCACCATCGAAAGCCCCGGTATCGAAGTCGCCGAGTGA
- a CDS encoding DNA repair helicase, whose product MLELRYESGTIRVSGDPPSDLPAVEYDRRSQTGRAPAYRYAELAAELDERGLAYEDCVCSLPSLSLSTAYDLRDYQQAALDAWREADDRGCLELPTGSGKTVIGIAALVALGTPALIVVPTIDLLEQWQRELQREFDQPVGRMGGGEQRIEDITVSTYDSAYLRADELGDRFGLVVFDEVHHLGGEGYRDIARLFAAPARLGLTATFERADGAHEVIEELVGPLVRRVSVDDLAGEHLADYDIKRIEVSLTPDERERYEEQQGIFTDKQSNIQLRSGSDYQELVKRSGNDPAAREALLAKQRAREVMMNAQRKVDRLATILDRHRGDRIIVFTAHTDLVYRLSEQFLIPAITHETGASERREILERFRDGTYSRVVTANVLDEGVDVPDANVAVVLSGSGSEREFTQRLGRILRPKADSGRALLYELVTEETAEERVARRRR is encoded by the coding sequence GTGCTGGAGCTGAGGTACGAGTCGGGAACAATCCGCGTGTCAGGGGACCCGCCGTCGGACCTGCCCGCTGTCGAGTACGACCGGCGTTCACAGACAGGGCGAGCGCCGGCCTACCGGTACGCCGAACTCGCAGCCGAACTCGATGAGCGTGGGCTAGCATACGAGGACTGCGTCTGCTCTCTCCCGTCCCTGTCGCTCTCGACGGCGTACGACCTCAGAGACTACCAGCAGGCGGCTCTAGACGCCTGGCGCGAAGCCGACGACAGGGGGTGTCTCGAATTACCGACGGGGAGTGGCAAGACCGTTATCGGCATCGCAGCACTGGTCGCGCTGGGGACGCCAGCCCTGATCGTGGTTCCGACCATCGACCTGCTGGAGCAGTGGCAACGCGAGCTACAGCGGGAGTTCGACCAGCCGGTCGGCCGCATGGGCGGGGGCGAACAGCGAATCGAGGATATCACGGTTTCGACGTATGATTCCGCGTACCTGCGGGCCGACGAACTCGGCGACCGGTTCGGGCTCGTGGTCTTCGACGAGGTCCACCACCTCGGCGGCGAGGGATACCGCGACATCGCCCGCCTGTTCGCTGCCCCGGCTAGACTGGGACTGACGGCGACGTTCGAGCGGGCGGACGGAGCCCACGAGGTCATCGAAGAACTCGTCGGGCCGCTCGTCCGGCGAGTCAGCGTCGACGACCTGGCGGGTGAGCATCTCGCGGACTACGACATCAAGCGGATCGAGGTTTCGCTCACGCCGGACGAACGAGAGCGCTACGAGGAACAGCAGGGAATCTTCACCGACAAGCAGTCAAACATCCAGCTCCGGTCGGGTAGCGACTACCAGGAACTCGTGAAGCGGTCCGGTAACGACCCGGCGGCCCGCGAGGCGCTGCTGGCGAAACAGCGCGCCCGCGAGGTGATGATGAACGCCCAGCGGAAGGTCGACCGGCTGGCGACGATTCTGGACCGCCACCGCGGGGACCGAATCATCGTCTTCACCGCCCACACCGACCTCGTGTATCGGCTCTCCGAGCAGTTCCTGATTCCGGCGATAACGCACGAAACTGGGGCGAGCGAGCGCCGGGAGATTCTGGAGCGGTTCCGCGACGGGACGTACTCGCGGGTCGTGACGGCGAACGTCCTCGACGAGGGTGTTGACGTGCCCGACGCGAACGTCGCCGTAGTCCTCTCGGGGAGCGGTTCAGAGCGGGAGTTTACCCAGCGACTCGGCCGGATTCTCCGGCCGAAAGCCGACAGCGGACGGGCACTACTGTACGAACTCGTGACCGAAGAGACCGCGGAAGAGCGGGTCGCCAGGCGGCGGCGGTAG